A DNA window from Vigna angularis cultivar LongXiaoDou No.4 chromosome 1, ASM1680809v1, whole genome shotgun sequence contains the following coding sequences:
- the LOC108323892 gene encoding uncharacterized protein LOC108323892 isoform X1, translating to MFPLQVQGLVPRPRLISRRKPPMFFCLLLLLLVPIFLFGIFVHGQKISYFFRPLWDNPPSPFKRMPHYYAENVSMDHLCNLHGWSLRSEPRRIFDAVIFSNELDLLEIRWRELFPYVSKFVILESNTTFTGIPKRLFFASNLSRFAFAMHKTVHDIYPGRVAVPGSYEDPFMLESKQRGAMNSLLRRAGISYGDILLMSDTDEIPSPHTLKLLQWCEGIPPVMHLELRHYMYSFEFPVDYSSWRSTAHIFGPRTQYRHSRQTDLIFSDAGWHCSFCFRYISEFVFKMTAYSHADRVKRKSFLSHSRIQNNICKGDDLFDMLPEEYSFKELIKKMGSIPRSASAVHLPAYLIENADKFKFLLPGGCLRPPE from the coding sequence ATGTTTCCCCTTCAAGTGCAAGGCCTGGTTCCTCGACCACGCCTCATTTCTAGGAGAAAACCTCCCATGTTCTTTTGTTTGTTACTTCTATTACTGGTGccaatttttttgtttggaaTTTTTGTCCATGGCCAGAAGATTTCTTATTTCTTCCGTCCCCTTTGGGACAACCCGCCTTCTCCTTTCAAACGTATGCCTCACTATTATGCAGAAAATGTCTCCATGGACCACCTTTGCAATCTTCATGGTTGGTCCCTTCGCTCTGAGCCTCGCCGCATTTTTGATGCTGTCATTTTCAGCAATGAGTTAGACCTGCTAGAGATCAGATGGCGCGAACTTTTTCCCTATGTATCAAAATTCGTGATCCTTGAGTCCAATACAACGTTTACAGGCATTCCAAAGAGACTCTTCTTTGCGTCCAATCTTTCAAGATTTGCCTTTGCCATGCATAAGACTGTCCATGACATTTATCCTGGCAGAGTTGCAGTCCCTGGATCATATGAGGACCCATTCATGCTTGAATCAAAACAACGGGGGGCTATGAACTCATTGTTACGCCGTGCAGGCATTTCCTACGGTGATATTCTTCTCATGTCAGATACAGATGAAATTCCAAGTCCTCATACTTTGAAGCTACTTCAGTGGTGTGAAGGGATTCCTCCCGTAATGCATCTTGAGTTGAGGCATTACATGTACTCATTTGAGTTTCCGGTGGACTACAGCAGCTGGCGTTCCACTGCCCACATCTTTGGTCCCCGGACACAATACCGCCACTCACGCCAGACAGACTTAATCTTCTCCGATGCAGGATGGCACTGCAGCTTCTGCTTTCGGTATATTTCAGAGTTTGTGTTCAAGATGACTGCCTATAGCCATGCAGACCGTGTGAAACGGAAGTCTTTCTTAAGTCACTCAAGAATTCAGAACAACATTTGCAAGGGAGATGACCTTTTTGATATGCTCCCTGAGGAATACTCTTTCAAAGAGTTGATTAAAAAGATGGGGTCTATACCCCGTTCAGCTTCTGCAGTTCATCTTCCTGCATACTTGATAGAGAATGCAGATAAATTTAAGTTCCTTCTTCCTGGAGGTTGCTTAAGACCACCAGAATAA
- the LOC108323892 gene encoding uncharacterized protein LOC108323892 isoform X2 produces MDHLCNLHGWSLRSEPRRIFDAVIFSNELDLLEIRWRELFPYVSKFVILESNTTFTGIPKRLFFASNLSRFAFAMHKTVHDIYPGRVAVPGSYEDPFMLESKQRGAMNSLLRRAGISYGDILLMSDTDEIPSPHTLKLLQWCEGIPPVMHLELRHYMYSFEFPVDYSSWRSTAHIFGPRTQYRHSRQTDLIFSDAGWHCSFCFRYISEFVFKMTAYSHADRVKRKSFLSHSRIQNNICKGDDLFDMLPEEYSFKELIKKMGSIPRSASAVHLPAYLIENADKFKFLLPGGCLRPPE; encoded by the coding sequence ATGGACCACCTTTGCAATCTTCATGGTTGGTCCCTTCGCTCTGAGCCTCGCCGCATTTTTGATGCTGTCATTTTCAGCAATGAGTTAGACCTGCTAGAGATCAGATGGCGCGAACTTTTTCCCTATGTATCAAAATTCGTGATCCTTGAGTCCAATACAACGTTTACAGGCATTCCAAAGAGACTCTTCTTTGCGTCCAATCTTTCAAGATTTGCCTTTGCCATGCATAAGACTGTCCATGACATTTATCCTGGCAGAGTTGCAGTCCCTGGATCATATGAGGACCCATTCATGCTTGAATCAAAACAACGGGGGGCTATGAACTCATTGTTACGCCGTGCAGGCATTTCCTACGGTGATATTCTTCTCATGTCAGATACAGATGAAATTCCAAGTCCTCATACTTTGAAGCTACTTCAGTGGTGTGAAGGGATTCCTCCCGTAATGCATCTTGAGTTGAGGCATTACATGTACTCATTTGAGTTTCCGGTGGACTACAGCAGCTGGCGTTCCACTGCCCACATCTTTGGTCCCCGGACACAATACCGCCACTCACGCCAGACAGACTTAATCTTCTCCGATGCAGGATGGCACTGCAGCTTCTGCTTTCGGTATATTTCAGAGTTTGTGTTCAAGATGACTGCCTATAGCCATGCAGACCGTGTGAAACGGAAGTCTTTCTTAAGTCACTCAAGAATTCAGAACAACATTTGCAAGGGAGATGACCTTTTTGATATGCTCCCTGAGGAATACTCTTTCAAAGAGTTGATTAAAAAGATGGGGTCTATACCCCGTTCAGCTTCTGCAGTTCATCTTCCTGCATACTTGATAGAGAATGCAGATAAATTTAAGTTCCTTCTTCCTGGAGGTTGCTTAAGACCACCAGAATAA